One part of the Musa acuminata AAA Group cultivar baxijiao chromosome BXJ1-5, Cavendish_Baxijiao_AAA, whole genome shotgun sequence genome encodes these proteins:
- the LOC135675035 gene encoding proline-rich receptor-like protein kinase PERK4: protein MSSAPPPDGSSSNSSDSSSSSSPPTSSNASPPPPTDSTTPPPPDSDDNSSSPPPPSDSDGSHRSSSPPPPPPPPPPPPPPPPPPSRSHKSSSSSKVIIGVVAGIGMFFVLMIIACICCSKKKKRKSHDPMKYYANASGYDSGLYSNGPHPNWHNGLEGMDHVVKVPPPPGSFHGGGGWHVQPGPTMMSSGEVSSAYSGPHGPALPPPSPIVALGFNKSTFSYEELAAATNGFSHANLLGQGGFGYVHKGVLPNGKDIAVKQLKSGSGQGEREFQAEVDIISRVHHRHLVSLVGYCSAGSQRMLVYEFVPNKTLEHHLHGKGLPVMNWPTRLKIALGSAKGIAYLHEDCHPRIIHRDIKSANILLDFKFEAMVADFGLAKLSSDNYTHVSTRVMGTFGYLAPEYASSGKLTEKSDVFSFAVMLLELITGRRPVDNSDDFMDDSMIDWARPILAQALAEGHYDELADPRLGGNYDPMEMARMVACAAAGVRHSARRRPKMSQIVRALEGDVSLEDLNEGVRPGQSTLFSSGSDYESSPYTSNGNRVRRVVVASSEYSAEYSGPSSGGLSGEMRPVESQRQRALPQL from the exons ATGTCTTCTGCTCCGCCGCCGGATGGTTCTTCATCTAACTCGAGCGATTCGTCTTCGTCATCCTCTCCACCGACGTCTTCGAATGCTTCCCCACCTCCTCCAACCGATAGCACAACTCCGCCGCCACCTGACTCGGATGATAACTCGTCTTCGCCTCCTCCGCCGTCTGACTCAGATGGTTCTCATCGTTCATCATCGCCGCCGCCAcccccgccaccgccaccgcctccgcctccgcctccgcctcctccaTCCCGATCACACAAGTCATCGTCGTCTTCAAA AGTTATCATAGGGGTCGTGGCAGGAATCGGGATGTTCTTTGTCCTCATGATCATCGCATGCATTTGCtgctccaagaagaagaagaggaagtctCACGATCCAATGAAGTACTACGCAAATGCTTCAGGATACG ACAGTGGGCTTTACAGCAATGGACCGCACCCGAATTGGCACAATGGACTCGAGGGTATGGACCATGTAGTTAAGGTGCCGCCACCTCCCGGTTCCTTCCATGGAGGAGGAGGGTGGCATGTTCAGCCAGGTCCGACGATGATGAGCAGCGGCGAAGTTAGCTCAGCCTATTCAGGGCCTCATGGGCCTGCCTTGCCACCTCCCTCTCCCATCGTCGCACTCGGGTTCAACAAAAGTACCTTCAGCTACGAGGAGCTCGCAGCTGCAACAAATGGTTTCTCGCATGCTAATCTGCTGGGCCAGGGAGGATTCGGGTACGTCCACAAGGGAGTTCTACCCAACGGGAAGGACATTGCGGTGAAGCAGCTCAAGTCAGGGAGTGGGCAAGGAGAGAGGGAATTCCAGGCCGAGGTCGATATCATTAGCCGCGTCCACCATCGCCACCTCGTCTCTCTCGTCGGATACTGCAGTGCTGGTTCGCAGAGGATGTTGGTGTATGAGTTTGTCCCCAACAAGACTCTTGAGCACCACCTCCATG GAAAGGGGCTCCCAGTAATGAACTGGCCGACGAGGCTCAAAATTGCACTGGGATCGGCCAAAGGCATTGCTTACTTGCACGAGGACT gtcaCCCTCGAATCATTCACCGTGATATCAAGTCTGCCAACATTCTTCTGGACTTCAAATTTGAAGCCATG GTTGCAGATTTCGGGTTGGCCAAGCTGTCGTCGGACAATTACACTCACGTCTCAACCCGTGTCATGGGAACATTCGG GTATTTGGCTCCTGAGTATGCGTCGAGTGGGAAGCTGACAGAGAAGTCCGATGTCTTCTCATTCGCAGTGATGCTTCTTGAGCTGATAACTGGACGAAGACCCGTCGACAACTCGGACGACTTCATGGACGATTCCATGATAGATTGG GCGAGGCCTATTCTAGCTCAAGCTTTGGCCGAAGGACACTACGACGAGTTAGCTGACCCGCGCTTAGGCGGCAACTACGATCCCATGGAGATGGCACGCATGGTGGCATGCGCCGCCGCCGGCGTTCGCCATTCTGCAAGGCGACGACCCAAGATGAGCCAG ATCGTGAGGGCATTGGAAGGCGACGTGTCACTCGAGGACTTGAACGAGGGAGTCCGGCCAGGGCAGAGCACGCTCTTCAGCTCCGGCTCCGACTACGAGTCGAGCCCCTACACATCCAACGGGAACCGTGTCAGGAGGGTCGTGGTTGCGAGCTCCGAGTACAGTGCCGAATACAGTGGACCGAGCAGTGGAGGACTCTCTGGCGAAATGAGACCTGTTGAAAGCCAAAGACAAAGAGCTCTTCCACAGCTCTGA
- the LOC103983562 gene encoding uncharacterized protein LOC103983562, with the protein MAKRPDFAQKLLDDIRRRKEKLGYVASSSGQQPAQPPASEYHVSSRRSSRGTGDIMKKKKNYSLQSSKNPVSAQVTEIWFSTKHNKTAAPQVASREIVPAGRATSIQNSVDVSMALALALSNSGKLHYIAKFGNELIPHSGSIYYAGTANQHLLYSTKHHADRYPFLSNLQVGEISKGVQKLNKILETFSDRTNFGKDSIQIGRELLKGAIDLEESLKMLATLQEASDYMVGSQGRQIKLLEGVEDDETSDVKDNRKALMYKPRISFDGSINHFYKFTKANDDTIIQGQRKTPSSSIKKSIAKTNYSQSSLDASTQVATHKQSLSCGPGSLPNSLYSGITHKQGHGGEPGNFSTGSGKFSASKNTKQLDPKSLVSSSVRMPNIVAKLMGLEELPMPKAEGKKVEGKKEPKSKKEMVIGQTSIADEKVRKENKILNENGVDETKDKSSKEKTNYIRNMTPLSNHAPKRHLEINRKIENIDINHSLKEGIAKKNLVQLREMAEKEEERRNISESVRQLISKSNQEGDLQRTKKKQPSISHDETAGNKDKCMNQKDNGQDCLALPSTQTNTRGSLQKATVKVKPKNEVCEIAKEKERATNIKLKATAATKSEQKSRKSTEKISMHKMLSSGTVVAIERNSEKDRNVEQPKGHAKSSHQEMQNTLERTSAYVELDRTSSHKNSEDTKLLQTYSRTDKELPQILVKTLMKPVNFPTAKKVDTANMKVQKGERHKVLGDSSGYNRTQNEKRQQSSFLHDLEKRWKERISKEKGTKVSFHETNSEQHLEQKTKSTLVSDNSSVDAGKDNEVLEEETVAETNDDDIIKSALEALPEQEASISVDSEPQPYNNREKLTEDVNNDRQLSNCNTLNQMSQAISEVNGQGSLTKDEHFLMQLLINNQHFRNTAQEIFKIDIPVGVLQTSNQACPKEENKLLLDCGYELLRRKGKREVTCAMTRPHATGEARYLDALVKELNDDLESLKFPKETTYNDDIAEFLHMMLERDIENSKPDINCLWDIGWNSSIFASVEKDEIVRDMEKHVLNGLINELARELVDATINVS; encoded by the exons TGACGGAAATATGGTTCAGCACCAAACATAACAAAACAGCTGCTCCTCAAGTTGCTTCACGGGAGATTGTTCCTGCTGGAAGAGCCACAAGCATTCAGAATTCTGTCGATGTGTCAATGGCACTAGCACTGGCACTCAGTAATAGTGGAAAACTTCATTACATAGCTAAATTTGGTAACGAGCTCATTCCACATAGTGGATCTATATATTATGCAGGAACTGCAAATCAACACTTGTTATACAGCACGAAACATCATGCCGATCGATATCCTTTTTTATCCAACTTGCAAGTCGGTGAAATATCAAAAGGTGTTCAGAAATTGAATAAGATCCTCGAAACCTTCTCCGATAGGACAAATTTTGGAAAGGATTCAATTCAGATTGGAAGAGAATTGTTGAAAGGGGCCATAGATTTGGAAGAGTCGTTGAAAATGCTTGCCACCCTGCAGGAGGCTTCAGATTACATGGTTGGGTCTCAAGGGAGGCAGATCAAATTGCTCGAGGGTGTGGAAGACGATGAAACATCTGACGTCAAAGACAATCGGAAGGCTCTAATGTACAAGCCCAGAATTTCTTTTGATGGGTCCATCAACCATTTCTACAAATTCACCAAAGCAAATGATGATACCATAATTCAAGGGCAGAGAAAAACGCCATCATCTTCTATCAAAAAAAGTATAGCCAAAACAAATTATAGTCAGAGTTCATTAGATGCATCAACGCAAGTCGCTACACACAAACAGTCTCTGAGTTGTGGTCCTGGATCGCTgcctaattccttgtattcaggcATTACACACAAACAAGGCCATGGTGGTGAACCTGGAAACTTCTCAACTGGTAGTGGCAAGTTCTCTGCTTCAAAGAACACCAAGCAGTTGGATCCTAAAAGCCTGGTGAGCAGCAGTGTAAGAATGCCAAATATTGTTGCTAAACTTATGGGCCTTGAAGAACTTCCAATGCCCAAGGCTGAGGGGAAAAAAGTTGAAGGAAAGAAAGAACCGAAGTCTAAGAAAGAGATGGTGATAGGTCAGACGTCAATAGCAGATGAAAAAGTGAGAAAAGAGAACAAGATTCTGAATGAAAACGGTGTTGACGAAACTAAGGACAAAAGCAGCAAGGAGAAGACAAATTATATACGGAACATGACTCCATTGTCAAATCATGCACCAAAGAGGCATCTTGAAATCAATAGGAAGATCGAGAACATCGACATAAACCACAGTTTAAAAGAAGGGATAGCCAAGAAGAATTTGGTACAACTGAGAGAAATggcagaaaaagaagaagagagaagaaacatATCTGAATCAGTTCGCCAGCTTATCAGCAAATCAAACCAAGAAGGTGACCTGCAAAGGACCAAAAAGAAGCAACCGTCCATCAGCCATGATGAAACAGCTGGCAATAAAGATAAATGCATGAACCAAAAGGACAATGGCCAAGATTGCTTAGCTCTTCCAAGCACTCAGACAAACACCCGAGGGTCATTGCAAAAAGCAACAGTCAAAGTAAAACCCAAAAATGAAGTTTGTGAAATTGCAAAAGAAAAAGAGCGTGCTACAAACATCAAGTTGAAGGCCACCGCAGCAACAAAAAGTGAACAGAAATCTAGGAAATCTACCGAGAAAATAAGCATGCATAAGATGTTATCTAGCGGCACAGTTGTAGCTATAGAAAGAAATTCAGAAAAGGATAGAAATGTAGAGCAACCAAAAGGACATGCAAAGAGCAGTCATCAAGAGATGCAAAACACACTGGAGAGAACCTCTGCCTATGTTGAATTGGATAGAACGTCATCACATAAGAACTCTGAAGATACGAAGCTCTTACAGACATATTCAAGAACTGATAAAGAGCTGCCTCAAATTCTGGTGAAAACATTGATGAAGCCTGTAAATTTTCCAACTGCAAAGAAAGTAGATACAGCAAACATGAAAGTTCAGAAAGGTGAAAGACATAAAGTTCTAGGGGACAGTTCTGGATATAATAGAACACAAAATGAGAAAAGACAGCAATCATCCTTCTTACATGATCTGGAGAAGAGATGGAAAGAAAGAATCAGTAAAGAAAAAGGAACAAAAGTTAGCTTTCATGAAACAAATTCAGAACAACATCTAGAGCAGAAAACTAAATCAACCTTGGTTTCAGATAATTCTTCAGTTGATGCTGGCAAAGACAATGAAGTATTAGAAGAGGAGACAGTTGCGGAGACCAAT GATGATGACATAATAAAATCAGCTTTGGAGGCTTTACCAGAGCAAGAAGCTTCCATCAGTGTAGATTCAGAACCACAACCTTATAACAACAGGGAAAAGCTGACAGAAG ATGTAAATAACGACAGGCAGCTTAGCAATTGTAATACCCTAAATCAGATGAGTCAGGCAATATCTGAAGTAAATGGACAAGGTTCACTTACCAAGGATGAACATTTCCTCATGCAACTTCTGATTAACAATCAGCATTTCCGCAACACAGCACAAGAAATTTTCAAAATTGATATTCCAGTTGGTGTTCTACAAACGAGCAACCAGGCTTGTCCAAAAGAGGAAAACAAGTTACTTTTAGACTGTGGATATGAGTTACTGAggagaaaagggaaaagagaggTTACCTGTGCCATGACAAGGCCTCATGCAACAGGGGAAGCTAGATACCTGGATGCACTGGTGAAGGAGTTGAATGATGATCTTGAGAGTCTTAAGTTCCCCAAAGAAACTACATATAATGATGACATTGCTGAATTCCTTCACATGATGCTTGAAAGAGACATTGAAAATAGTAAACCAGATATAAACTGTCTGTGGGATATTGGTTGGAACAGCAGTATATTTGCATCAGTTGAAAAAGACGAAATTGTAAGGGATATGGAGAAGCATGTATTGAATGGACTCATCAATGAGCTAGCTAGAGAGCTAGTCGATGCAACCATCAATGTTTCATAA